In the genome of Paenibacillus pabuli, one region contains:
- a CDS encoding YheC/YheD family protein: protein MKTKVILNNGSIKPFIPDTQRYNKANLRSMISRYGMVYIKPEIGTYGMGVIKAEMVSHQNFAYQIEQKRLTFDNFDSFHASLARLVHKRSYLIQRGIDLLKHNKRRFDIRVMIQLSPNNQWEATGVIGRLGHPKKIVTNYHSGGKPMDVHRLLESHASLKRRNELIQEMNELGLRIARHMKKKYPYLKQIGVDIGLDRRLKPWIIEVNVKPDPYIFNQLKDKTMYRRVIKYYRHAAKKTK from the coding sequence TTGAAAACAAAAGTGATCCTCAATAATGGTTCCATCAAACCATTTATACCTGATACGCAGCGATATAACAAAGCCAATCTGCGGTCCATGATCAGCAGATACGGAATGGTTTATATTAAACCTGAGATTGGCACTTACGGAATGGGTGTCATAAAGGCGGAGATGGTGAGTCATCAGAATTTTGCCTATCAGATTGAACAAAAACGCCTGACATTTGACAACTTTGACTCGTTCCATGCAAGTCTTGCACGTCTGGTGCATAAAAGAAGCTATCTCATTCAGAGAGGAATCGATCTGCTTAAGCACAACAAGAGGCGTTTTGATATCAGAGTCATGATACAGTTAAGTCCCAACAATCAGTGGGAGGCTACGGGAGTCATCGGCCGACTCGGTCATCCGAAAAAAATCGTGACCAATTATCACAGCGGTGGTAAACCAATGGATGTTCACAGACTGCTGGAATCTCATGCATCCCTGAAACGCAGAAATGAACTCATCCAGGAGATGAATGAGCTTGGATTACGTATTGCACGCCACATGAAGAAAAAATACCCGTACCTGAAGCAAATCGGCGTGGATATCGGGCTGGACCGGAGGTTGAAACCCTGGATTATTGAGGTGAATGTTAAACCGGACCCTTATATTTTCAATCAATTAAAGGATAAGACAATGTATCGCAGGGTGATAAAATATTACCGCCATGCTGCTAAAAAAACAAAATAG
- a CDS encoding DUF6492 family protein: protein MPVQHGIQLKRAPMIDVLIPAIEKDLSTLPQVIDNIRRYVRHPIGQIYIVSPTSNKIRNLCSRKHCIFVNERSVLPITKNDIHYQSSRWDRSGWLYQQLLKMNGDHIVRAKHFLVMDADTVLIRPHTFIVENKTVFYCRDWSQPEYFNTYRKLLDMKAPRPRSFVTHYMLFEKSKLSALKKKIETIHQLPWYKAIISNINKKKQFGFSEYETYANFMYSKNPASMILKSSMNKSLNMNASSLKEQQIRNFALKYRSLSFHKRKIYSKTPRA, encoded by the coding sequence ATGCCAGTTCAGCATGGAATACAGTTAAAACGTGCGCCTATGATCGATGTTCTTATACCTGCGATCGAAAAAGATTTGAGCACCCTTCCCCAAGTTATTGATAATATTCGCCGTTATGTACGGCATCCGATTGGACAGATTTATATTGTTTCCCCGACCAGCAACAAAATCAGAAACCTTTGTTCCCGCAAACACTGCATTTTTGTTAACGAGCGGTCAGTCCTGCCTATCACCAAAAACGATATACACTATCAATCATCCCGCTGGGACCGCTCAGGCTGGTTATATCAACAACTGCTTAAAATGAACGGGGATCACATTGTGAGAGCGAAGCACTTTCTCGTGATGGATGCGGATACGGTGCTCATTAGACCTCATACATTTATTGTTGAAAATAAGACGGTATTTTACTGTCGCGACTGGAGTCAGCCAGAATATTTCAACACCTACCGCAAGCTGTTAGACATGAAAGCACCGCGCCCACGCTCTTTTGTCACCCATTATATGCTGTTCGAAAAATCGAAACTCTCTGCTTTGAAAAAGAAAATCGAAACGATCCATCAGCTACCATGGTACAAAGCGATTATCTCGAATATCAATAAGAAGAAGCAGTTTGGGTTCTCCGAGTATGAGACCTATGCCAATTTTATGTATTCGAAGAACCCGGCCAGCATGATCCTGAAAAGTTCCATGAATAAAAGTCTGAACATGAACGCTTCTTCGTTAAAAGAACAACAAATTCGCAATTTTGCGCTTAAATACCGATCTCTTTCCTTTCACAAACGTAAAATCTATAGCAAAACTCCCCGAGCTTAA
- a CDS encoding sugar phosphate nucleotidyltransferase has translation MHIVLLCGGSGKRLWPLSNELRSKLFVDILPSPAGGRESMISRVCRQLDSSGLLDSTLIISHQDQTDITTRHTKGKIPVIGEPFKRGTFTAAALAALYLKSSGAAEPDDMICIAPADVFADEDFFRSFKLLPDILKQTHADIILIGTRPTYASEQYGYILPGRKEPNGYAPVTQFIEKPELDAAETLLQHGALWNCGVYAFSLAFMLSHIEKNGLPVHYEQLLTLYEQLPERSFDKQVAEQTQRAVVLPYEGVWQDIGSWDALCNQLDSNVLGHGRISESSPDSYIVNELPYPIHVIGVPGIITVASPDGILIANKKNSNEIKEQLGSIPLQPMYVEATWGSYRVMERLVEDENTTVTTLNMTLLPGKHIGLRQHRLGCRAWTVISGSGQVLINGQIRQVTTGNQFAITLNSLFSILAETRMVILEVQLGVPENEDSMPYEAEDWKVMIERAGSYKSPD, from the coding sequence ATGCATATCGTACTGCTATGTGGCGGCTCAGGCAAAAGGCTTTGGCCGCTGTCCAATGAGCTTCGCTCCAAGCTGTTCGTGGATATACTTCCGTCACCTGCAGGTGGGAGGGAATCCATGATCAGCAGAGTATGCCGCCAGCTTGACAGCTCAGGCTTACTGGACTCAACGCTCATCATTTCACATCAGGACCAGACCGACATTACAACCCGTCATACCAAAGGCAAGATACCTGTCATTGGAGAACCTTTCAAGCGAGGAACTTTTACCGCAGCTGCCTTGGCGGCCTTGTATCTGAAATCCTCCGGCGCGGCTGAACCTGACGATATGATTTGTATCGCGCCAGCGGATGTGTTCGCCGATGAGGACTTTTTCAGGAGTTTCAAATTACTTCCGGATATATTGAAACAGACTCATGCCGATATCATTTTAATTGGGACAAGGCCCACATACGCTTCAGAACAATATGGATATATCCTGCCAGGAAGAAAAGAACCTAATGGGTATGCACCGGTTACACAATTCATAGAGAAACCTGAATTGGATGCCGCTGAAACCCTGCTACAACATGGCGCATTGTGGAACTGCGGGGTGTATGCCTTTTCTCTTGCGTTTATGTTGTCCCATATTGAAAAAAATGGCCTTCCGGTTCATTACGAACAATTGTTAACCCTGTATGAACAGTTGCCTGAACGCAGTTTTGACAAACAAGTTGCTGAACAAACGCAACGGGCTGTTGTACTGCCATATGAGGGTGTATGGCAGGATATCGGGAGCTGGGATGCTCTGTGTAATCAGTTGGATTCCAATGTATTGGGACACGGCAGAATATCCGAATCCTCCCCGGATTCCTACATCGTTAACGAGCTCCCTTATCCGATCCACGTCATCGGAGTCCCAGGAATTATCACTGTCGCAAGTCCGGACGGAATTCTCATAGCCAACAAAAAAAATTCAAATGAAATTAAAGAGCAATTGGGCAGTATTCCACTGCAACCGATGTACGTCGAGGCAACTTGGGGCAGCTATCGGGTCATGGAGAGATTGGTAGAAGACGAAAATACAACCGTAACCACATTGAATATGACGCTTTTGCCTGGCAAACATATCGGATTACGCCAGCATCGATTAGGGTGCCGAGCATGGACTGTAATTTCAGGCAGTGGGCAGGTGCTTATTAACGGGCAGATCAGGCAGGTGACCACAGGCAATCAGTTTGCGATTACCTTGAATAGCCTCTTTTCTATTCTGGCCGAAACCAGGATGGTAATTCTTGAGGTCCAGCTTGGCGTACCGGAGAATGAGGACAGCATGCCTTATGAAGCAGAGGATTGGAAGGTAATGATTGAGCGTGCAGGATCTTATAAATCACCGGATTAA